A region from the Mercenaria mercenaria strain notata chromosome 7, MADL_Memer_1, whole genome shotgun sequence genome encodes:
- the LOC123554122 gene encoding uncharacterized protein LOC123554122 encodes MKAGLTQALGQWYVQYNLKGCNYESSDNYKDYTQYLVRGGKGRLISYDTWRNEDLCNTLSSQRIRQKVPGVYTNKDPIGAIWSGTVIVVAIDYKRYKILWGCAKMSVRGDLCDDPFLIIYTRTPKADPKTFATINNALRQIFGFSLGSLPRSYHVMPCPMYAPALIGDRGK; translated from the exons ATGAAGGCAGGGCTTACACAG GCACTGGGTCAGTGGTATGTACAGTACAATCTAAAAGGATGTAACTATGAGAGCTCCGATAACTACAAAGACTACACACAGTATCTGGTCCGAGGCGGAAAAGGAAGGTTAATAAGTTACGACACATGGAG AAATGAAGATCTGTGTAATACACTGTCATCACAACGTATCCGACAAAAAGTGCCAGGGGTGTATACAAACAAAGACCCAATAG GAGCTATATGGAGCGGGACTGTTATTGTAGTAGCCATTGACTACAAACGATACAAGATACTGTGGGGCTGTGCCAAGATGTCAGTAAGGGGCGACCTATGTGACGATCCTTTCTTAATTATATACACAAGGACGCCCAAAGCGGACCCTAAAACGTTTGCTACTATTAACAACGCACTTCGGCAGATATTTGGTTTTTCACTCGGAAGTCTGCCAAGAAGCTATCACGTGATGC CTTGTCCTATGTACGCTCCGGCACTTATAGGCGACAGAGGAAAATGA